One Frankia alni ACN14a DNA window includes the following coding sequences:
- a CDS encoding ABC transporter substrate-binding protein, which produces MTSCGSSGGGGTGSTAADHADTLKGKPVTVGLIVMQSGVAASAQENQWVVGTRAAAAYINNKLGGFGGRPLKIDLCDSKSTSAGALTCANKLAADKVDFVSGFALGIGANALPIFAKAGIPVHSVPISPQEYSSPDSFPYGGGSFSEYPANAAYATAKLGAKKGVLVVSDLGDSSAVVNSMNVFFRRAGGSVTAITVPATTADLSPQVAEAIKAKPDAIFTALSGVQDATLYEQLEKQGFSPRNIIAQASAVDVPNFFAKVSPKTAVEGSLYGDIFVSFDDTAQPDVATYRTAMKTYEKDDGRTVLGQWSFSTIMTNYAIGKKQGFATFSGASLIKALNTETVPVFMSYQYNRAAAPKGAPAVGNPYVVFVRYQGGKVVNQPGGWVNGVTGAAAAFDPSITTG; this is translated from the coding sequence ATGACCAGCTGTGGATCCAGCGGGGGCGGCGGTACCGGTTCGACTGCCGCCGACCACGCGGACACCCTGAAGGGCAAACCGGTTACCGTCGGTCTGATCGTCATGCAGTCGGGCGTGGCGGCGTCCGCGCAGGAGAACCAGTGGGTGGTGGGTACCAGAGCGGCCGCGGCCTATATCAACAATAAGCTCGGCGGTTTTGGTGGACGGCCGTTGAAGATCGATTTATGTGACTCGAAGTCGACCTCGGCCGGTGCCCTGACCTGCGCGAACAAGCTGGCCGCGGACAAGGTCGACTTCGTCTCCGGCTTCGCCCTCGGGATCGGCGCGAACGCGCTGCCGATCTTCGCGAAGGCGGGTATCCCCGTGCACAGCGTGCCGATCTCCCCGCAGGAGTACTCCAGCCCGGACAGTTTCCCCTACGGCGGCGGCTCGTTCTCCGAGTACCCGGCCAACGCGGCGTACGCGACCGCGAAGCTGGGCGCGAAGAAGGGCGTGCTCGTCGTGTCGGACCTCGGCGACAGCAGCGCGGTGGTGAACTCGATGAACGTGTTCTTCCGCCGGGCCGGGGGCAGCGTGACCGCGATCACCGTCCCCGCCACCACCGCCGACCTCTCGCCGCAGGTGGCCGAGGCGATCAAGGCCAAGCCCGACGCCATCTTCACCGCGCTCAGCGGGGTGCAGGACGCGACGCTCTACGAACAGCTCGAGAAGCAGGGGTTCAGTCCGCGTAACATCATCGCCCAGGCCTCGGCCGTGGACGTTCCCAACTTCTTCGCCAAGGTCTCGCCGAAGACCGCGGTCGAGGGCTCGCTGTACGGCGACATCTTCGTCAGCTTCGACGACACCGCGCAGCCGGACGTCGCCACCTACCGCACGGCGATGAAGACGTACGAAAAGGACGATGGTCGCACCGTGCTCGGCCAGTGGTCGTTCTCCACGATCATGACGAACTACGCCATCGGGAAGAAGCAGGGATTCGCCACCTTCTCCGGCGCGTCGCTCATCAAGGCGCTGAACACCGAGACCGTCCCGGTGTTCATGTCGTACCAGTACAACCGAGCGGCCGCGCCGAAGGGCGCACCGGCCGTGGGCAACCCGTACGTGGTGTTCGTGCGCTACCAGGGCGGCAAGGTGGTCAACCAGCCCGGCGGCTGGGTCAACGGCGTCACCGGCGCGGCCGCTGCCTTCGACCCGTCGATCACGACGGGCTGA
- a CDS encoding CbtA family protein: MEFRYIYRGLGVGLLGGLLAFVFARIFAEPLIQDAIDYEDGRHEAQEALDAAAGLAAGAHDHEVFSRSVQRNLGIGVGMALFGLAVGGLFVVVYLVVSRRYPNIRPRVLAALLAGAGFVGLYLIPFAKYPANPPAIGHEETIGARSALYVTMVAVSVVALGLAVVVGRWLAGRVGTWNASLLAGVVFLVLVGVAMALLPAYGHLGANRAEFGDFATETPQPLTAPNGTIVYPGFPADVLFRFRFYSVVSQLVLWATIALAFGQLAERLAVAPARRQPRTAASVVDRPAAAPSTAAAPTTAG, translated from the coding sequence ATGGAGTTCCGCTACATCTACCGCGGTCTGGGGGTCGGCCTGCTCGGCGGGCTGCTGGCGTTCGTCTTCGCCCGCATCTTCGCCGAGCCCCTCATCCAGGACGCGATCGACTACGAGGACGGGCGGCACGAGGCCCAGGAGGCGCTGGACGCCGCGGCCGGCCTCGCCGCCGGCGCCCACGACCACGAGGTCTTCAGCCGCTCGGTGCAGCGCAACCTGGGCATCGGCGTCGGGATGGCGCTGTTCGGGCTGGCGGTGGGCGGCCTGTTCGTCGTCGTCTACCTGGTCGTCTCGCGCCGCTACCCGAACATCCGGCCGAGGGTGCTGGCCGCGCTGCTCGCCGGCGCCGGCTTCGTCGGTCTCTACCTCATCCCGTTCGCGAAGTACCCGGCGAATCCGCCGGCGATCGGGCACGAGGAGACGATCGGTGCCCGCAGCGCCCTGTACGTGACGATGGTCGCGGTCTCGGTGGTCGCGCTGGGGCTCGCGGTCGTGGTCGGCCGGTGGCTGGCGGGTCGGGTCGGCACCTGGAACGCGAGCCTGCTCGCGGGGGTCGTGTTCCTGGTGCTCGTCGGCGTCGCGATGGCCCTGCTGCCCGCCTACGGCCATCTCGGTGCCAACCGGGCGGAGTTCGGTGATTTCGCCACCGAGACCCCGCAGCCACTCACGGCCCCGAACGGCACGATCGTCTACCCGGGCTTCCCGGCCGATGTGCTGTTCCGGTTCCGGTTCTACTCGGTGGTCAGCCAGCTCGTGCTCTGGGCGACGATCGCACTCGCGTTCGGTCAGCTCGCCGAACGCCTCGCCGTCGCGCCGGCCCGCCGCCAGCCGCGGACCGCCGCGTCCGTGGTCGACCGACCGGCGGCCGCACCGAGCACCGCCGCCGCACCGACCACCGCCGGCTGA
- the prpB gene encoding methylisocitrate lyase codes for MLHARTPPHARRAALRAALASGRLLRFPGAFNPLTAVLITELGFDGVYVSGAVLAADLALPDIGLTTLTEVADRAGQIARVTDLPTLVDADTGFGEPMNVARSVQILEDAGLAGCHLEDQVNPKRCGHLDGKTVVPVEEMVRRIHAAVAARRDPNFVLCARTDARGVEGLDAAIERARAYRDAGADMIFPEGLADAAEFAAVRAAVDVPILANMTEFGKSELLTAATLASVGVNVVIYPVTLLRLAMRATEDGLRRLAADGTQTELLDRMQHRSRLYELLDYAAYNTFDDSIFTYRVPGPPESG; via the coding sequence ATGCTGCACGCCCGCACCCCACCCCACGCCCGCCGGGCCGCGCTGCGCGCCGCGCTGGCGTCGGGCCGGCTGCTGCGTTTCCCCGGGGCGTTCAACCCGCTGACCGCCGTCCTCATCACCGAGCTGGGTTTCGACGGGGTCTACGTCTCGGGCGCGGTGCTGGCCGCGGACCTGGCCCTGCCCGACATCGGCCTGACCACGCTCACCGAGGTCGCCGACCGGGCCGGGCAGATCGCCCGGGTCACCGACCTGCCGACGCTCGTCGACGCCGACACCGGCTTCGGCGAGCCGATGAACGTCGCCCGCAGCGTCCAGATCCTCGAGGACGCCGGGCTCGCGGGCTGCCACCTCGAGGACCAGGTCAACCCGAAACGCTGCGGCCACCTCGACGGCAAGACGGTCGTGCCGGTCGAGGAGATGGTCCGCCGCATCCACGCCGCCGTCGCCGCCCGCCGCGACCCGAACTTCGTCCTGTGCGCCCGCACCGACGCCCGCGGCGTCGAGGGCCTCGACGCCGCGATCGAGCGGGCCCGCGCCTACCGCGACGCCGGCGCCGACATGATCTTCCCCGAGGGGTTGGCGGACGCCGCCGAGTTCGCCGCCGTCCGCGCGGCCGTGGACGTGCCGATCCTCGCGAACATGACCGAGTTCGGCAAGAGCGAGCTGCTCACCGCCGCCACGTTGGCATCGGTCGGGGTCAACGTCGTCATCTACCCGGTCACCCTGCTACGCCTCGCCATGCGCGCCACCGAGGACGGCCTGCGTCGTCTCGCCGCCGACGGCACCCAGACCGAGCTCCTCGACCGGATGCAACATCGATCCCGGCTCTACGAACTGCTCGACTACGCCGCGTACAACACCTTCGACGACAGCATCTTCACCTACCGTGTTCCGGGACCGCCCGAAAGCGGATGA
- a CDS encoding ABC transporter permease encodes MSTVVLFAILGLGSGAAYAILACGVVLVHRGSGTLSFAQGAVCMFAAFFFARLVEQGVPKPVALVVTLLAAGAFGAVWHAAVMRPLRSAPILAKVIVTLGLLTALEGAASLWFGDQIRNAPKVLPTGDVGVFGIQFGQDRLWLLGITIVIAIALAAWYSATLIGVSTRAAAENPRGAALLGFSPDLIAATNWAIGCALAGLAGILIAPIVGLSIGGLTLLILPALAAALLGGFRSFGLTALAGILIGSAQSEIGRYWKQTGVTDALPFAVVIAAVVLTGRLIPERGTISTVRLPLAPRDGIRPRSAVALVVVAVAGLALLNGTYQSGLTTSLVTISVALSVVIVTGFVGQTSLMPMTFAGIGGLLTSKFAEDLNVPFPFPLVLAAVCMVPIGMVLGLPALRVRGLNLAVVTIGAAVAVNAVLFLNRSWTGGQTGSLAPSPSIFGFSLDPSLHRFRFGLFCVLLTALLVWGTGNLRRGPSGLRMLAVRSNERAATASGISVSSAKLQAFAVSAAVAGVSGSLLSYQIGAVSFDRFDVFGSIGLIVLVYIGGVSVVSGAIFAGLAAEGGVFYLLVQDAIGSVARYYGLASGLLLLLTIVANPDGAVIAARRQWAWWSARGSRPHAVPASVPTPAHRPAETQPVRRPEETTAPSSTPL; translated from the coding sequence GTGAGCACCGTCGTTCTCTTCGCCATTCTCGGGCTGGGCTCCGGCGCGGCGTATGCGATCCTCGCCTGCGGCGTCGTCCTGGTGCACCGCGGCTCGGGGACCCTGAGCTTCGCCCAGGGCGCCGTCTGCATGTTCGCCGCCTTCTTCTTCGCCCGCCTCGTCGAGCAGGGAGTGCCCAAGCCGGTGGCGCTCGTCGTGACCCTCCTCGCCGCGGGAGCCTTCGGCGCGGTCTGGCACGCGGCGGTTATGCGGCCCCTTCGCTCCGCCCCGATCCTGGCCAAGGTGATCGTCACGCTGGGCCTGCTCACCGCGCTGGAGGGAGCGGCCAGCCTCTGGTTCGGTGACCAGATCCGCAACGCCCCGAAGGTCCTGCCCACCGGGGACGTGGGGGTCTTCGGCATCCAGTTCGGCCAGGACCGATTATGGCTGCTCGGGATCACCATCGTGATCGCGATCGCCCTCGCCGCCTGGTACAGCGCCACCCTGATCGGTGTCTCGACCCGGGCCGCCGCCGAGAATCCGCGCGGCGCCGCCCTGCTGGGCTTCTCGCCCGATCTCATCGCCGCCACGAACTGGGCCATCGGATGTGCCCTGGCCGGCCTGGCCGGAATACTCATCGCGCCCATCGTCGGCCTGAGCATCGGCGGCCTCACCCTGCTCATTCTTCCGGCTCTGGCCGCGGCTCTTCTGGGTGGATTCCGCTCCTTCGGGCTCACCGCGCTCGCCGGGATTCTGATCGGGTCCGCGCAGTCCGAGATCGGCCGCTACTGGAAGCAGACCGGGGTCACCGACGCGCTGCCGTTCGCGGTCGTCATCGCCGCGGTCGTGCTGACCGGACGGCTGATCCCCGAGCGCGGCACGATTTCCACGGTCCGGCTGCCGCTCGCGCCCCGGGACGGAATCCGCCCACGCTCCGCGGTGGCCCTCGTCGTCGTAGCGGTCGCGGGCCTGGCCCTGCTGAACGGCACCTACCAGTCGGGGCTCACCACCTCCCTCGTCACGATCAGTGTCGCGCTGTCCGTCGTGATCGTCACGGGATTCGTCGGTCAGACCTCGCTGATGCCCATGACGTTCGCCGGCATCGGCGGCCTGCTGACGTCGAAGTTCGCCGAGGACCTGAACGTGCCGTTCCCCTTTCCGCTGGTCCTCGCGGCCGTCTGCATGGTGCCGATCGGGATGGTTCTCGGGCTGCCGGCGCTGCGCGTGCGGGGACTCAACCTGGCGGTCGTCACCATCGGTGCCGCAGTCGCGGTGAACGCGGTGCTCTTCCTCAACCGGAGCTGGACCGGCGGGCAGACCGGCAGCCTCGCACCCTCCCCGTCGATCTTCGGATTCTCGCTCGATCCCTCCCTGCACCGCTTTCGGTTCGGCCTGTTCTGCGTCCTGCTCACCGCCCTGCTCGTCTGGGGTACGGGGAACCTTCGGCGCGGCCCGTCCGGGCTGCGGATGCTGGCCGTGCGCAGCAATGAGCGAGCGGCCACCGCGTCGGGTATCAGCGTGTCGAGCGCGAAACTCCAGGCCTTCGCGGTGTCGGCCGCAGTGGCCGGCGTGTCGGGTTCGCTGCTGTCCTACCAGATCGGCGCCGTCTCCTTCGACCGCTTCGACGTCTTCGGGTCGATCGGGCTGATCGTGCTCGTCTACATCGGCGGCGTGTCGGTCGTCAGCGGTGCCATCTTCGCGGGCCTCGCCGCCGAGGGCGGAGTGTTCTACCTGCTCGTGCAGGACGCGATCGGCTCGGTCGCCCGCTACTACGGCCTGGCCTCCGGCCTGCTTCTGCTGCTGACCATCGTGGCCAATCCGGACGGCGCCGTGATCGCGGCGCGCCGGCAGTGGGCGTGGTGGAGTGCCCGCGGTTCCCGGCCGCACGCCGTCCCCGCCTCCGTCCCCACCCCCGCCCACCGGCCGGCCGAAACGCAGCCCGTCCGCCGGCCCGAGGAGACGACGGCGCCCAGTTCCACACCGCTCTAG
- a CDS encoding ABC transporter ATP-binding protein — protein sequence MTAAIIDCAGLTSGYAGVPVIRDLDLTVGEGELVAVLGPNGAGKTTTLLTIAGVLRPIGGAVRFLGAPVDGGRPDRVARRGLCLVPDDRSVFFDLTVRENIRMGRGRRHGDPVRVVLDYFPALESRLRMRAGLLSGGEQQMLAIGRAITMRPRALMVDEMSLGLAPVIVKKLLPVMRRIADDLGCAILIVEQHVDLALQVVDRAYVFNHGAMVQEGPAVELRGQRDLIEASYLGAQDAPDAQTDQADQADQGGAVR from the coding sequence ATGACGGCGGCGATCATCGACTGCGCGGGCCTGACCTCGGGCTACGCCGGCGTCCCGGTCATCCGCGACCTGGACCTCACCGTCGGCGAGGGCGAACTGGTCGCCGTCCTCGGTCCCAACGGCGCCGGCAAGACCACCACCCTGCTGACCATCGCCGGCGTGCTCAGGCCGATCGGCGGGGCGGTTCGCTTCCTCGGCGCCCCCGTCGACGGCGGCCGGCCGGACCGGGTGGCGCGCCGCGGCCTGTGCCTCGTCCCCGACGACCGTTCGGTGTTCTTCGACCTCACCGTGCGCGAGAACATCCGGATGGGCCGGGGCCGGCGCCACGGCGATCCCGTCAGGGTGGTCCTCGACTACTTTCCCGCCCTGGAGAGCCGGCTGCGGATGCGCGCCGGCCTGCTGTCCGGCGGTGAGCAGCAGATGCTGGCGATCGGCCGGGCCATCACGATGCGTCCCAGGGCGCTCATGGTCGACGAGATGAGCCTGGGCCTCGCTCCCGTCATCGTGAAGAAGCTGCTGCCGGTCATGCGGCGGATCGCCGACGACCTCGGCTGCGCCATCCTCATCGTCGAACAGCACGTCGACCTCGCGCTCCAGGTGGTCGACCGGGCCTACGTGTTCAACCACGGGGCCATGGTCCAGGAGGGGCCCGCCGTGGAGCTGAGAGGGCAGCGCGACCTCATCGAGGCGAGCTACCTCGGCGCCCAGGATGCCCCTGATGCCCAGACCGACCAGGCCGACCAGGCCGACCAGGGCGGGGCGGTCCGGTGA
- a CDS encoding S8 family peptidase, which produces MRNSLFRFAAIGGLITAVVGAQTAAMNAAFAAPPDPAGQYIVVLKPTAQPNAPAPAVGRARGIGVRVDREFRQSVNGYVARLNTQQLNTVRADPDVDYVEADKVVHADITQRRPDWGLDRVDQRERPLDHKYVYDSTGARVTAYIVDTGIRTSHKDFGGRASSGFSSIDDGHGTDDCNGHGTHVAGTVGGSTYGIAKSVRLVAVRVLDCDGFGTVSGVIAGIDWITAHHASPAVVNVSLEGDASRALDSAVRQSINAGLTYSVSAGNGGSDACDFSPARLPRAITVGATTTEDSRDTSYSNFGTCVDLFAPGTDVTSDWSASDTATNTISGTSMAAPHVTGAAALYLETHPDAGPDRVRTALVTAAVPGVLTNVGNGSPNALLYSRGTAR; this is translated from the coding sequence ATGAGAAACAGCCTTTTTCGATTCGCGGCGATCGGCGGGCTCATCACCGCTGTCGTCGGAGCGCAGACGGCCGCGATGAACGCCGCCTTCGCGGCCCCACCCGACCCCGCCGGCCAGTACATCGTCGTACTGAAACCCACCGCGCAGCCCAACGCCCCGGCGCCCGCCGTGGGCCGAGCCCGGGGTATCGGCGTGCGGGTCGACCGGGAATTCCGGCAGAGTGTGAACGGCTACGTCGCACGCCTCAACACTCAGCAGCTCAACACCGTGCGCGCCGACCCCGACGTCGACTACGTCGAGGCCGACAAGGTGGTCCATGCCGACATCACGCAGCGGCGGCCCGACTGGGGGCTGGACCGGGTCGACCAGCGTGAACGCCCGCTGGATCACAAGTACGTCTACGACTCGACCGGCGCCCGCGTCACCGCGTACATCGTCGACACCGGCATCCGGACCAGCCACAAGGACTTCGGCGGCCGCGCCTCAAGCGGCTTCTCGTCCATCGACGACGGACACGGCACCGACGACTGCAACGGCCACGGCACCCACGTCGCCGGGACCGTCGGCGGATCGACCTACGGCATCGCCAAGTCGGTCCGCCTGGTCGCGGTCCGGGTGCTGGACTGCGACGGCTTCGGCACGGTGAGCGGCGTCATCGCCGGCATCGACTGGATCACCGCGCACCACGCCAGCCCCGCCGTGGTGAACGTGAGCCTGGAGGGCGACGCGTCCCGGGCGCTGGACTCGGCGGTCCGCCAGTCCATCAACGCGGGCCTGACCTACTCCGTCTCGGCCGGCAACGGCGGCAGCGACGCCTGCGACTTCTCCCCCGCCCGGCTCCCCCGCGCCATCACCGTCGGCGCGACGACCACCGAGGACAGCCGCGACACCTCGTACTCCAACTTCGGCACGTGCGTGGACCTGTTCGCCCCCGGCACCGACGTCACGTCCGACTGGAGCGCCTCCGACACCGCCACCAACACCATCAGTGGCACGTCCATGGCGGCCCCGCACGTCACCGGAGCCGCCGCCCTGTACCTGGAGACGCACCCCGACGCCGGCCCCGACCGGGTCCGCACCGCCCTCGTGACCGCCGCCGTCCCCGGCGTCCTGACCAACGTCGGCAACGGTTCTCCGAACGCCCTGCTCTACTCCCGGGGAACGGCCCGCTGA
- a CDS encoding CbtB domain-containing protein: MTTPVAQPTPVAQPRQRSISLPLSARRAALGLTALLSLLLLYFIGVDQGATSLFGSDTHIHEFVHDARHFLGFPCH, encoded by the coding sequence ATGACCACACCCGTTGCCCAACCCACACCCGTCGCCCAGCCACGACAGCGATCCATCTCCCTGCCGTTGTCCGCGCGCCGGGCGGCGCTCGGGCTCACCGCGCTGCTGTCGCTGCTGCTGCTGTACTTCATCGGTGTCGACCAGGGCGCCACGTCGTTGTTCGGCTCGGATACCCACATTCACGAGTTCGTCCACGACGCGCGCCACTTCCTCGGGTTCCCCTGCCACTGA
- a CDS encoding VIT1/CCC1 transporter family protein encodes MAAANTMVRHRERHGAQRAGWLRAAVLGANDGLVSTSSLVVGVAASGASSGAILTAGLAGLTAGALSMAAGEFVSVSAQADVERADLATERAELAASPVAEFAELVGIYEHRGLPRELAEKVAAALTERDALGAHMRDELGHNETNQARPLQAASASAASFTLGALVPFVGMAAPAGTARLLLIVAVTVLGLAVAGALAARAAGTALLRPTLRVLLGGCAAMAVTALVGVLANAAGA; translated from the coding sequence ATGGCGGCAGCGAACACGATGGTTCGACACCGGGAGCGTCACGGCGCGCAGCGGGCCGGCTGGCTGCGGGCGGCCGTCCTCGGCGCGAACGACGGGCTGGTGTCCACCTCCAGCCTCGTCGTCGGCGTGGCCGCGAGCGGCGCGTCGAGCGGTGCGATTCTCACCGCGGGCCTCGCCGGGCTGACGGCGGGGGCGCTGTCCATGGCGGCCGGCGAGTTCGTGTCGGTCAGCGCCCAGGCCGACGTCGAACGCGCCGACCTCGCCACGGAGCGGGCGGAGCTCGCGGCGAGCCCGGTCGCGGAGTTCGCGGAGCTGGTCGGCATCTACGAGCATCGCGGCCTGCCGCGTGAGCTGGCCGAGAAGGTCGCCGCCGCGCTGACCGAGCGCGACGCCCTCGGCGCCCACATGCGCGACGAGCTCGGCCACAACGAGACCAACCAGGCCCGGCCCCTGCAGGCGGCATCGGCCTCGGCGGCCAGCTTCACCCTCGGCGCGCTGGTGCCGTTCGTCGGGATGGCGGCGCCCGCGGGCACCGCCCGCCTCCTGCTGATCGTCGCGGTGACCGTACTGGGCCTGGCGGTCGCGGGGGCGCTGGCGGCGCGGGCCGCGGGCACCGCGCTGCTGCGCCCCACGCTGCGCGTCCTGCTGGGCGGCTGCGCGGCGATGGCGGTCACCGCGCTGGTCGGCGTCCTCGCCAATGCCGCCGGCGCCTGA
- a CDS encoding peptidase inhibitor family I36 protein: MNRTSLRRSLAVAVGGVAVAGIVSVGQPALAAAGGGGSATTSGTSAPAPTSSSGFAAAAATTKAGRNSHGISAQHLDGACNLYSNGDGDLCLWYLQSYGGSHADFFYSDNDLNNNTFSSPGAGQGARVGNNSESAWNYDQHLTARVYTGVNSTGTAGTIAPSSGGNFTPTFINNVESFIWV; the protein is encoded by the coding sequence ATGAACAGGACCTCCCTTCGCCGGAGCCTCGCCGTCGCCGTTGGCGGAGTGGCCGTCGCCGGCATCGTCTCCGTCGGACAGCCCGCCCTCGCCGCCGCCGGCGGCGGTGGATCGGCCACCACGTCGGGGACCAGCGCCCCGGCGCCCACGAGCAGCTCGGGTTTCGCCGCCGCCGCCGCGACGACCAAGGCCGGCCGCAACAGCCACGGCATCAGCGCGCAGCACCTCGACGGCGCCTGCAACCTGTACAGCAACGGCGACGGCGATCTGTGCCTGTGGTACCTCCAGAGCTACGGGGGCAGCCACGCGGACTTCTTCTACTCGGACAACGACCTCAACAACAACACCTTCAGCTCGCCCGGTGCCGGACAGGGTGCCCGGGTCGGAAACAACTCGGAATCCGCCTGGAACTACGACCAGCACCTCACCGCCCGCGTCTACACCGGTGTGAACAGCACGGGCACCGCGGGCACCATCGCCCCCAGCAGCGGCGGCAACTTCACCCCCACGTTCATCAACAACGTCGAGTCCTTCATCTGGGTCTGA
- a CDS encoding MmgE/PrpD family protein, translating to MIDHEVRVHRSTQRLAPPDQLAWKIAAVAADPVEVVPEVAAMVVNRVIDNAGVAAASLRRPPVAAARDQAMRHPPAPGRTGSTVFGLPPRVRVSPEWAAWANGVAVRELDFHDTFLAADYSHPGDNIPPILAVAQHLGLGGRDLVRGIVTGYEIQVALVRGICLHRHRIDHIAHLGPSAAAGLGSLLGLSTEVVYQSVQQALHTTTTTRQSRKGQISSWKAYAPAFAGKLAVEAVDRAMRGQGAPSPAYEGADGFVAWLLDGPAARYVVSLPGPGEARRAILDTYTKEHSAEYQSQALIDLARRLGPRLGDLSRIRKITIHTSHHTHQVIGSGAGDPEKYSPSASRETLDHSIPYIVAVALQDGDWHHERSYTPERAARPDTVALWQKIVTVEDEEWTRRYHAADPAERAFGGRVVVERDDGVTVTDEIAVADAHPLGARPFGRAEYLAKFRRLTEGVVSTEEQDRFLDVAVRLPDLAPAELGGLTLVPERAAAVGETAGIF from the coding sequence ATGATCGACCACGAGGTGCGGGTCCACCGCAGCACGCAGCGGTTGGCGCCGCCGGACCAGCTTGCCTGGAAGATCGCCGCGGTGGCGGCCGACCCGGTGGAGGTGGTGCCCGAGGTCGCGGCGATGGTCGTCAACCGGGTGATCGACAATGCCGGGGTCGCGGCGGCGTCGCTGCGCCGTCCGCCGGTGGCCGCCGCCCGCGATCAGGCGATGCGCCATCCGCCCGCGCCGGGACGGACCGGCTCGACGGTGTTCGGCCTGCCGCCGCGGGTGCGGGTGTCGCCGGAGTGGGCGGCGTGGGCGAACGGCGTCGCGGTGCGGGAGCTGGACTTCCACGACACGTTCCTCGCCGCCGACTACTCCCATCCCGGTGACAACATCCCGCCGATCCTCGCCGTCGCGCAGCACCTCGGTCTCGGCGGCCGGGACCTCGTCCGGGGGATCGTCACCGGCTACGAGATCCAGGTCGCCCTGGTCCGTGGGATCTGCCTGCACCGGCACCGGATCGACCATATCGCGCACCTCGGCCCGTCGGCCGCGGCCGGTCTCGGGTCGCTGCTCGGCCTGTCCACCGAGGTCGTCTACCAGAGCGTGCAGCAGGCGCTGCACACGACGACGACGACCCGACAGTCCCGCAAGGGGCAGATCTCGAGCTGGAAGGCGTACGCGCCGGCCTTCGCCGGCAAGCTCGCCGTCGAGGCGGTCGACCGGGCGATGCGCGGGCAGGGCGCGCCGTCACCGGCGTACGAGGGCGCGGACGGGTTCGTGGCCTGGCTGCTCGACGGACCGGCCGCCCGCTACGTCGTGTCGCTGCCCGGGCCGGGCGAGGCCAGGCGGGCCATCCTCGACACCTACACCAAGGAGCACTCCGCCGAATACCAGAGCCAGGCGCTCATCGACCTGGCCCGCCGGCTCGGCCCCCGCCTCGGTGACCTGTCCCGGATCAGGAAGATCACGATTCACACCAGTCACCACACCCACCAGGTGATCGGCTCGGGCGCGGGTGACCCGGAGAAGTACTCGCCGTCGGCCAGCCGGGAGACGCTCGACCACTCGATTCCGTACATCGTCGCGGTGGCGTTGCAGGACGGCGACTGGCACCACGAGCGGTCCTACACCCCCGAGCGGGCGGCGCGGCCCGACACCGTCGCGCTGTGGCAGAAGATCGTCACCGTCGAGGACGAGGAGTGGACACGCCGCTATCATGCGGCCGATCCGGCGGAGCGGGCGTTCGGCGGTCGGGTCGTGGTCGAGCGGGACGACGGCGTCACCGTGACCGACGAGATCGCCGTCGCCGACGCCCACCCGCTCGGCGCGCGGCCGTTCGGGCGGGCGGAGTACCTCGCGAAGTTCCGCCGGCTGACCGAGGGCGTGGTGTCCACCGAGGAGCAGGACCGCTTCCTCGACGTCGCCGTCCGCCTCCCCGATCTCGCCCCGGCCGAGCTCGGCGGGCTCACCCTGGTGCCCGAGCGGGCGGCGGCGGTCGGCGAGACGGCGGGGATCTTCTGA